GGACAGCAACAGATGTTGTAAGAAATAGCGGACCCACACAGCTCGGAGGAGCCATGGAAATCCTCACCGGAAGCGTCATCGTTGTCATAATCGTCGTCCTCATCCTCGCCGTACTGCTGTTCGGCAAGCTGAGGACCAGCCTGTTCTTCACCGTCAAGACACAGGAGAACGTCGTCGTCGAACGATTCGGCAAATT
The Brevibacterium marinum genome window above contains:
- a CDS encoding SPFH domain-containing protein: MEILTGSVIVVIIVVLILAVLLFGKLRTSLFFTVKTQENVVVERFGKFKKVAKPGLNFKMPLVETTSKPISLRVQQLEVNIESKTKDNVFVTVP